In the Peptoclostridium acidaminophilum DSM 3953 genome, one interval contains:
- a CDS encoding YkvA family protein, with amino-acid sequence MGVIEETKNPKYAAAYSDTKLFEKIIKFAKMAGIKVIYVALLLYYALQKPTIPAWAKTMIIGTLGYFIFPVDLIPDFMPIVGYTDDFAALMAALLAVTMYIDEEVKKKAKAKLHDWFGAYDEDELSEVDNNISK; translated from the coding sequence ATGGGTGTAATCGAGGAAACGAAAAATCCAAAATACGCTGCGGCTTATTCTGACACCAAACTATTTGAAAAGATTATTAAGTTTGCAAAGATGGCTGGGATCAAGGTGATTTATGTGGCGTTGTTGTTGTATTATGCGTTGCAAAAGCCAACAATTCCTGCATGGGCAAAGACTATGATAATCGGAACATTAGGATATTTCATCTTTCCGGTGGATTTGATACCAGACTTTATGCCAATAGTTGGTTATACTGATGATTTTGCAGCCCTAATGGCGGCTCTTTTAGCAGTTACAATGTATATTGATGAGGAAGTAAAGAAGAAAGCAAAAGCAAAGTTACATGATTGGTTCGGAGCATATGATGAAGATGAATTGAGCGAAGTCGATAATAATATCAGCAAATAG
- a CDS encoding head-tail connector protein, with translation MVVTLEEAKLYLRVDGDEDDTLIANFINAAQELCEGILRYPVTEFTAIPEAVKQSMLYAIANFYEQRENVDIKALIDVMTRLMFAYRKEGW, from the coding sequence TTGGTCGTTACACTTGAAGAAGCCAAGCTGTACCTAAGGGTTGATGGTGATGAGGACGATACGCTCATCGCTAATTTTATAAATGCCGCACAAGAGCTTTGTGAAGGCATACTTCGCTATCCAGTTACGGAATTTACAGCGATACCGGAGGCTGTGAAACAATCTATGCTTTATGCAATCGCTAATTTTTATGAACAACGTGAGAACGTGGACATAAAAGCTTTAATTGATGTCATGACCAGGCTCATGTTTGCTTATCGCAAAGAGGGGTGGTAG
- a CDS encoding Head fiber protein: MSNVKNYTEQGGEKTVIGGVLEIAEGGQIVGLPSDFTPAAFQADSSASTIAGLVVDFNALLAKLKVAGLMVSE; encoded by the coding sequence ATGAGTAATGTAAAAAACTATACAGAGCAAGGCGGAGAAAAGACGGTAATAGGTGGAGTGCTTGAAATTGCAGAGGGTGGCCAGATTGTTGGTCTGCCCTCTGACTTTACGCCTGCTGCATTCCAAGCGGATAGCAGCGCATCGACAATCGCAGGACTTGTAGTTGATTTTAATGCTTTGCTTGCTAAGCTGAAAGTTGCAGGACTTATGGTATCAGAATAA
- a CDS encoding phage tail family protein, which translates to MSGQKWSFAGVDLNTKGWSVIEVPEGIGTVGLRGGNIQIPFQDGKRWMKKRYEERVVMLPMWVRGLDSVTGKVPSGVSLDEQLYENIDFLSRLFGKRGEHTLKRILPDGTEREAMAEVYKQVNFVKSMPGYAKFAVEFLLSDPFFYDINKMQETKQVSNASYEWTHNNPGTAPATDVVITLNGPMESPKLECLGSNLWLQFQGSIGSGESVVINAGDFTCKKGSSNMISAIKHGGDAFWFILESGYNQLRISGASGGSVKLEYYPAYF; encoded by the coding sequence GTGTCAGGTCAGAAATGGAGCTTTGCAGGAGTTGATTTAAATACAAAAGGCTGGTCAGTCATCGAGGTACCTGAAGGGATAGGAACAGTCGGACTTAGAGGCGGCAACATACAAATACCATTCCAGGACGGCAAGCGCTGGATGAAAAAGCGCTATGAAGAAAGGGTGGTAATGCTGCCTATGTGGGTTAGGGGGTTGGATTCTGTAACAGGGAAAGTGCCAAGCGGAGTAAGCCTGGATGAACAGCTTTATGAGAACATAGACTTTCTAAGCAGGCTCTTTGGCAAACGAGGAGAGCATACTCTTAAAAGAATACTTCCAGATGGAACTGAAAGAGAAGCAATGGCAGAGGTGTATAAGCAGGTCAACTTTGTGAAAAGCATGCCTGGTTATGCCAAATTTGCCGTTGAATTCTTGCTTTCAGATCCGTTTTTTTATGACATCAATAAAATGCAGGAAACTAAACAGGTCAGCAATGCTTCTTATGAGTGGACTCATAACAATCCGGGAACAGCTCCGGCTACAGATGTTGTCATTACTCTGAACGGGCCTATGGAATCCCCAAAGCTCGAGTGCCTTGGCAGCAATTTATGGCTTCAGTTTCAAGGGAGCATAGGCAGCGGCGAGAGCGTGGTTATAAATGCCGGTGACTTCACATGCAAAAAAGGGTCTTCAAACATGATCTCAGCCATCAAGCATGGAGGAGACGCATTCTGGTTCATTCTCGAGTCGGGATACAACCAGCTGCGAATAAGCGGAGCATCAGGAGGCAGTGTAAAGCTTGAGTATTATCCGGCATATTTTTAA
- a CDS encoding phage tail tape measure protein, which produces MARDSSSVVARVGLDDRGFQEGVSKIQRSLKVVQSEFAAASSKLGEFGKSTEELKLKSDSLNKQVELQKEKVAALSRSYQESVEKKGADAKATENLKIKLNYANAELGKMQQELKETTNELKIKSSAWHKLSESMDKAGEKMKSMGDKMYSAGSKLSTAVTLPIVGIGTAATKMAMEAVESENLFEVAMGSMAGEARAWSEETSKALGLNAYSVRNSMATYNAMLTSMGLTSDESLKISESLTQLSYDMASFYNLKPEEAFEKLKSGISGEAEPLKALGILVNDTTIKTYAYTHGIAKQGEELTEAQKVQARYGAIMEATKNAQGDLARTMDSPTNKLRIMKEQAQQIGIQFGQLLIPILEKLIAVIKPLLDGFQGLSKEQQDMVIKIAMIAAAIGPVIAVIGKVVAIVGAVSSAFGAASGAIAAAGGAFAIITGPIGIAVGVIAGLIAIGVALYKNWGTIKSTASTVWNGIKTAIENPINAAKNTVKNAVDSIRNFFKNLRIPEIKIPKIKLPHFELKGKFSLSPPQVPKLNVNWYSSGGIFSSPSIIGVGEAGKEAVVPIDRMDEIIARSLEKAGIKADFNRGNNEIGNNSITNNYEITINNPKPEAAPDSTRRVLLRQSYGLG; this is translated from the coding sequence ATGGCAAGAGACAGTAGTAGCGTGGTTGCTAGAGTAGGACTCGATGACAGGGGTTTTCAAGAAGGAGTCAGTAAGATACAAAGAAGCCTCAAGGTCGTACAGAGTGAATTTGCGGCTGCAAGCTCAAAGCTCGGAGAGTTTGGAAAATCTACTGAGGAATTAAAGCTAAAATCAGACAGCCTCAATAAGCAAGTGGAGCTACAAAAGGAAAAAGTGGCGGCATTAAGCAGGAGCTATCAGGAGAGCGTAGAGAAAAAGGGCGCAGACGCCAAGGCAACAGAAAATCTAAAGATTAAGCTAAATTACGCCAATGCAGAGCTCGGAAAAATGCAGCAAGAGCTCAAAGAGACAACAAACGAACTCAAGATCAAAAGCTCTGCGTGGCACAAGCTCTCCGAAAGCATGGACAAGGCTGGAGAGAAAATGAAATCCATGGGTGACAAGATGTATTCGGCAGGCAGCAAGCTCTCTACGGCTGTCACCTTGCCGATTGTGGGCATAGGAACCGCCGCCACTAAAATGGCTATGGAAGCAGTGGAATCAGAAAACCTCTTCGAAGTTGCAATGGGGAGCATGGCAGGGGAAGCCAGGGCGTGGTCTGAGGAGACATCAAAGGCTCTTGGGCTTAACGCGTATAGTGTTAGAAACAGCATGGCCACATATAACGCCATGCTCACATCCATGGGGCTTACATCTGATGAGTCCTTGAAAATATCAGAGAGTCTGACTCAGCTTTCATATGACATGGCATCCTTTTATAACCTAAAGCCGGAAGAGGCGTTTGAAAAACTAAAGTCAGGTATATCAGGAGAAGCAGAGCCACTAAAGGCGCTGGGTATCCTGGTTAACGATACAACCATAAAGACATATGCCTATACACATGGAATCGCCAAGCAAGGCGAAGAGCTGACAGAGGCTCAAAAGGTGCAGGCAAGATATGGAGCAATAATGGAGGCCACCAAGAACGCGCAAGGCGACCTTGCAAGGACAATGGACAGCCCCACAAACAAGCTCAGGATAATGAAGGAGCAGGCGCAGCAGATAGGTATACAGTTCGGCCAGCTTTTAATACCTATACTTGAAAAGCTTATTGCGGTAATTAAACCTCTACTCGATGGATTCCAAGGATTATCAAAAGAGCAGCAGGACATGGTAATTAAAATTGCTATGATAGCAGCAGCCATTGGACCGGTCATCGCCGTGATAGGAAAAGTAGTGGCAATCGTCGGGGCAGTATCTTCAGCCTTTGGCGCAGCATCAGGAGCTATAGCGGCAGCCGGGGGAGCCTTTGCCATAATAACAGGCCCTATTGGTATAGCGGTCGGAGTCATAGCAGGGCTTATCGCTATAGGTGTAGCGCTCTATAAAAATTGGGGCACCATAAAATCGACAGCATCAACTGTCTGGAATGGAATAAAGACAGCTATTGAAAATCCCATAAACGCTGCAAAGAACACGGTGAAAAACGCAGTAGACTCTATCAGAAACTTCTTTAAAAATCTCAGGATACCGGAGATAAAAATACCCAAGATAAAGCTGCCGCACTTTGAGCTGAAGGGCAAATTCAGCCTAAGTCCACCACAGGTGCCAAAGCTAAATGTCAACTGGTACTCAAGCGGAGGGATATTCAGCAGCCCTAGCATCATAGGAGTTGGGGAAGCCGGAAAAGAAGCGGTAGTGCCGATTGACAGGATGGACGAGATCATCGCCAGATCACTTGAAAAAGCGGGAATAAAAGCAGATTTTAATAGAGGGAATAATGAAATAGGCAATAACAGCATCACTAATAACTATGAAATCACAATCAACAATCCAAAGCCTGAAGCGGCGCCTGATAGCACCAGAAGAGTTCTTCTTCGTCAGTCATACGGGCTAGGGTAA
- a CDS encoding phage head closure protein, protein MSIGEMRHRITFQRITNAANENGFESETCEDYKTVWAAVSNLHGKEYFAAKAVQEENTVKFTIRFLDGLDQTMKILFQGKAYNITAIDNIKYRNRYIEIKATEVDPGG, encoded by the coding sequence GTGAGCATCGGAGAAATGAGACATCGAATCACCTTTCAAAGGATAACTAATGCGGCAAATGAAAACGGCTTTGAAAGCGAGACATGCGAGGATTATAAAACCGTGTGGGCTGCAGTTTCCAACCTGCATGGCAAGGAGTACTTCGCAGCCAAGGCGGTACAGGAGGAAAACACAGTCAAGTTTACAATCAGATTCCTTGATGGGCTTGACCAGACGATGAAGATTCTGTTTCAAGGCAAAGCCTACAACATCACAGCTATCGATAACATCAAATATAGGAACAGATATATTGAGATTAAGGCGACGGAGGTGGACCCTGGTGGCTAA
- a CDS encoding ATP-binding protein: MEQMEFVNRKQELNTLKSEYEAERSSLVIIYGRRRVGKTRLIHEFIKDKDAFMFMATEESEKENRMSFKSALADHLDHPLLREVQDLSWEAMFKELVRSIDDKKKIVVIDEFQYIGKNNKAFPSIFQKIWDTILASKNIMVILCGSVISMMKEQTLDYSSPLYGRRTAQIVVKQINFEHYKEFYPEEEQVDLIKKYALTGGVPKYIETLREFKTFEEKLNEIIQNKNSYLHEEPYYLLSKEVPDIGTYFSVLKTIALGKVKPSEISTQLELKVANLVHYFKVLRDMDMLVRETPVTEKNPEKSKKVIYRITDNFVAFWFKYVYPHRLYIETGQSEEIAALALDKIVEEHVSYVYEMIAREYVIRNWYKLTGRRYGKIGKWWDKNEEIDIAAIDEVENRILLGECKYKESAVGLKEYKDLVRKSSLVKWGEAGRKEEYVLFSKSGFSEALEELARTDENLTLIRLN, encoded by the coding sequence ATGGAGCAAATGGAATTTGTCAACCGTAAGCAGGAATTGAATACTTTGAAAAGCGAATACGAGGCCGAGAGATCGTCTTTGGTGATAATATACGGCAGAAGAAGAGTTGGAAAAACCAGGCTTATTCATGAATTCATAAAGGACAAAGACGCTTTCATGTTTATGGCTACCGAAGAGAGTGAAAAAGAAAATCGCATGAGCTTTAAAAGCGCTCTGGCAGATCACTTGGACCATCCACTTCTTAGGGAAGTTCAAGATTTATCCTGGGAAGCAATGTTCAAGGAACTGGTTAGAAGTATAGATGACAAAAAAAAGATAGTCGTTATTGATGAATTTCAGTACATCGGAAAAAACAACAAAGCATTCCCATCTATATTCCAAAAAATTTGGGACACAATCCTGGCAAGTAAAAATATAATGGTCATTCTGTGTGGTTCAGTCATTTCAATGATGAAGGAGCAGACACTAGATTACTCCAGTCCTTTATATGGAAGGCGTACAGCTCAAATCGTAGTAAAGCAGATTAATTTCGAGCACTACAAAGAATTCTATCCAGAGGAAGAGCAAGTTGATCTCATCAAGAAGTACGCACTTACCGGAGGAGTTCCTAAATATATTGAAACTCTTCGCGAGTTTAAAACTTTCGAAGAAAAATTGAACGAAATAATTCAAAACAAGAATAGTTACTTACACGAGGAGCCTTATTATTTGCTGAGCAAAGAGGTGCCTGATATAGGTACTTACTTTTCTGTGCTAAAAACAATCGCACTCGGAAAAGTTAAGCCGTCTGAAATATCGACCCAGCTAGAACTGAAAGTGGCTAACCTGGTTCACTACTTCAAAGTCCTTAGGGATATGGATATGCTTGTCAGGGAAACTCCTGTCACTGAGAAAAACCCTGAAAAAAGCAAAAAGGTAATATACCGCATAACCGATAATTTCGTCGCTTTTTGGTTCAAATATGTCTATCCGCATCGCCTGTACATTGAAACGGGGCAATCAGAAGAGATTGCTGCATTAGCATTAGACAAAATCGTAGAGGAACATGTAAGCTATGTATATGAAATGATTGCCAGGGAATATGTAATTCGAAACTGGTACAAGCTTACTGGGCGTCGCTACGGGAAAATAGGCAAGTGGTGGGACAAGAATGAAGAAATTGATATTGCGGCAATAGATGAGGTTGAGAACAGAATCTTGCTGGGCGAATGCAAGTATAAGGAGAGTGCAGTAGGGCTTAAAGAATATAAAGATCTGGTCAGAAAAAGCTCGCTGGTTAAATGGGGTGAGGCCGGGCGCAAGGAAGAGTATGTTCTATTCAGCAAAAGCGGATTCAGTGAGGCGCTGGAGGAACTTGCAAGAACTGATGAAAACCTAACGTTGATAAGACTTAACTAA
- a CDS encoding IPT/TIG domain-containing protein, which translates to MGLPGINLVSPGDLYSSSVLTLHFDATYTDSLDKLVATEVIIEVDSVNTFDSADKKSSTFYNVASGATSRAAFTLTSGTWFWRVTGINASGSTTSQTRSFSIDYVLKRSLYQIENVAKFGPAWTRKRMLYLFENIAKYGPDWNGIRGFYNYENITSDPPFPFIERLSTTRAAKGAVVTIYGNGFGAKAETDTSNTDRVARGYGGQVYLGELLCNVISWSWQQIVFQVPQEAESGAVKVRLNAPSPPGMRDSNVIGLEVYEAEPADDIGIELFVCDKNNPNTILCQLDGARNKSFQVLLNNPGSGKFSISRYDEKGGSREYVADQNYILCRLDGVDLFKWIIEARKPSYVDDSEQQMIEVSGRGVLSLLERAVVYPEGMPSPQTLERSFTDMHGGAILRQLILEAQQRGCLPGVVLDWSADKDSLGNPFEDLTSISFHAGTPISQVITKLSEGMGLFDIEMTPSLHLRLYKVKGSDKYDVVKYRPGQAILRHENQSDSTGVTNALLVEGEDGSLVETMHPTSQNDYGRREGYLQARNIASDWAKLQDYGQMFLRSAAQVSWGIQGTVVKFTDSLGSKLKPFETFMHGDWIGWYIPPEGMDTAGFDGKVRVKGITCEEDSETGFVRYVLELNNIMLEHEIKMAQLVERLSMFTKDSVLSNPATQTPANISHNHTHSTLLGLDADDHPQYYNEARHAADLHSSIQRVSSIKRSGGNALTGDVTLVAGSNVSISQNDAQKSITISSSGGGSGTSYQNPIDIPPSNPHSMDDEFDDDTIDARWNWVNQGSGAVTEEKRYLKILIPGNSSALVRGVVQTAPIGDFTVTAKLLGSDKVGSYFKYGIIISESLTGKQKFLNLESTAVDQSPNVMWEDYNTPTSRNTYSRYGKGFTAGYLRAKIYNDSGTWKANLMYSPNGIAFPQHASGVALGFKPGYVGLGINNENASAAFAGYFDWIRITEP; encoded by the coding sequence ATGGGCTTACCCGGAATAAATCTAGTTTCGCCAGGAGATCTATACAGCAGCTCAGTCTTAACGTTGCACTTTGATGCGACATATACAGATAGCCTTGATAAGCTCGTAGCTACAGAGGTTATTATAGAAGTCGACAGTGTGAATACATTTGATAGTGCAGACAAGAAAAGCAGCACCTTTTACAACGTGGCATCCGGAGCAACTAGCAGGGCGGCCTTCACATTGACAAGTGGAACTTGGTTTTGGAGGGTTACAGGCATTAATGCAAGCGGTAGCACTACCTCGCAAACAAGATCATTTTCAATTGATTATGTCTTAAAGCGAAGCCTGTATCAGATAGAAAATGTGGCAAAATTCGGGCCTGCCTGGACAAGAAAGAGAATGCTCTACCTATTCGAAAACATTGCAAAGTACGGTCCAGACTGGAATGGAATAAGAGGCTTCTACAATTACGAAAACATAACAAGCGATCCGCCATTTCCATTCATAGAGCGTTTATCGACTACTAGAGCAGCAAAAGGAGCAGTTGTCACCATCTACGGCAACGGATTTGGAGCAAAGGCAGAAACCGATACATCAAATACTGACAGGGTGGCAAGAGGCTATGGCGGACAGGTATATTTGGGAGAGTTGCTTTGCAACGTAATATCATGGAGCTGGCAGCAGATTGTGTTTCAAGTTCCCCAGGAAGCAGAAAGCGGAGCTGTTAAGGTCAGACTTAATGCGCCAAGTCCTCCCGGAATGCGAGACAGCAATGTAATCGGACTTGAAGTATACGAAGCAGAACCTGCGGATGACATAGGCATAGAGCTTTTCGTTTGCGACAAGAATAATCCTAACACCATACTTTGCCAGCTCGACGGAGCAAGAAACAAGTCATTCCAGGTGCTACTGAATAATCCTGGCAGTGGCAAGTTCTCCATAAGCAGATACGATGAAAAGGGAGGAAGCAGGGAGTATGTGGCGGACCAAAACTACATTCTCTGCAGGCTCGACGGAGTTGACCTATTCAAGTGGATCATCGAAGCGAGAAAGCCTTCATATGTTGACGACAGCGAGCAGCAAATGATAGAGGTAAGCGGAAGAGGAGTTCTTTCGTTGCTTGAGAGGGCAGTTGTTTATCCTGAAGGAATGCCAAGTCCTCAGACGCTTGAGAGGAGCTTTACTGACATGCATGGCGGGGCGATTCTAAGGCAACTCATCTTGGAAGCGCAGCAAAGAGGATGCCTTCCGGGAGTTGTTCTGGACTGGTCTGCAGACAAGGACTCGCTTGGCAATCCTTTTGAGGATCTAACTAGCATATCATTTCATGCGGGAACACCTATTTCACAGGTAATAACAAAACTTAGCGAAGGCATGGGCCTTTTCGACATAGAGATGACGCCTAGCTTGCATCTGAGGCTCTATAAAGTCAAGGGCAGCGACAAGTACGATGTGGTCAAATATCGGCCTGGACAAGCCATCCTAAGGCATGAAAACCAAAGTGACAGCACCGGAGTGACAAACGCCCTGCTTGTGGAAGGCGAGGATGGAAGCCTGGTTGAGACTATGCATCCTACAAGCCAAAATGACTACGGAAGGCGGGAAGGATACCTTCAAGCCAGGAATATTGCAAGCGATTGGGCAAAGCTCCAAGATTATGGACAGATGTTTCTAAGAAGCGCGGCCCAGGTCAGCTGGGGCATACAGGGGACAGTAGTGAAATTCACAGATTCACTCGGGAGCAAGCTAAAGCCTTTTGAAACGTTCATGCACGGAGACTGGATAGGCTGGTACATACCGCCGGAAGGAATGGACACTGCGGGATTTGACGGTAAGGTAAGAGTCAAGGGAATAACTTGCGAGGAAGACAGTGAAACAGGCTTTGTCAGGTATGTGCTTGAGCTCAACAACATAATGCTTGAGCACGAAATCAAGATGGCTCAGCTTGTAGAGCGACTGTCTATGTTCACAAAGGACAGCGTGCTGTCAAACCCTGCTACACAAACTCCTGCAAACATCAGCCACAATCACACGCATTCGACGCTGCTTGGCTTGGATGCGGACGACCATCCTCAGTATTACAACGAGGCAAGGCATGCAGCTGATCTGCACAGCAGCATACAGAGAGTATCAAGCATTAAAAGGTCAGGCGGAAATGCGCTTACTGGGGATGTCACGCTTGTTGCTGGAAGCAACGTATCCATCTCACAAAATGACGCACAAAAGAGCATTACAATTTCATCAAGTGGGGGCGGCAGCGGAACCAGTTATCAGAATCCCATAGACATTCCGCCATCAAATCCACATAGCATGGATGATGAATTCGATGACGACACAATTGATGCAAGGTGGAACTGGGTAAACCAAGGATCGGGTGCAGTTACAGAGGAAAAAAGATATTTGAAAATATTGATTCCGGGCAACTCATCGGCACTTGTAAGAGGTGTTGTACAGACAGCGCCAATCGGAGACTTTACTGTTACGGCAAAGCTTCTAGGCAGCGATAAGGTCGGGTCGTATTTTAAATATGGCATCATTATTTCGGAATCACTAACTGGGAAGCAAAAGTTCTTGAATCTTGAATCAACAGCAGTCGACCAATCTCCAAACGTAATGTGGGAAGACTACAACACTCCAACAAGTAGAAACACATACTCGCGTTATGGCAAAGGCTTCACTGCAGGGTATCTTAGGGCAAAAATCTACAATGACTCTGGAACGTGGAAGGCAAATCTTATGTATTCGCCAAATGGCATAGCATTCCCACAACATGCATCAGGGGTAGCCTTGGGATTTAAGCCGGGATATGTAGGGCTTGGAATAAATAATGAAAATGCTTCGGCGGCTTTTGCTGGATATTTTGATTGGATTAGGATCACAGAGCCGTAG
- a CDS encoding HK97-gp10 family putative phage morphogenesis protein has product MAKIELEGMQELIDKVNKLGSQGETIKKKALDKAGNLVKGSMEQKAPRSELSKRHMADNIKVSDIEQENGVDFVKIGPNKGDNSEFFYSKFSEWGTSKIPAQHWAEKSVLENKKKINDVIKEELERGLGELD; this is encoded by the coding sequence GTGGCTAAGATTGAACTGGAAGGGATGCAGGAGCTCATAGACAAGGTCAATAAGCTTGGAAGCCAGGGAGAAACAATCAAGAAAAAGGCTCTTGATAAAGCAGGAAACCTTGTAAAAGGGAGCATGGAGCAAAAAGCGCCAAGATCGGAGCTGAGTAAAAGGCACATGGCGGACAACATTAAAGTATCGGACATTGAACAAGAAAACGGCGTGGATTTCGTCAAAATAGGTCCGAATAAGGGAGATAACTCCGAATTCTTCTATTCAAAATTTAGCGAGTGGGGGACTTCGAAGATACCGGCTCAGCACTGGGCGGAAAAATCTGTACTAGAGAACAAGAAAAAGATAAACGATGTAATAAAAGAGGAGCTGGAAAGGGGGCTGGGTGAGCTTGATTAA
- a CDS encoding major tail protein — translation MARQIGLRDIHIALLTKDDDTGVTYDTPAKLERAISAKLSPKANSESIYSDDTVEDIITAFEGVDVEIEINQLSLESRAKLQGSKVVKGVLIESKDDMPPTLALGFKSKKNNGKYRYVWLLKGKFELATDEYDTEAEKPQPKSAKLKGTFFARDNDGNYRFIADEDATGIDQTIITAWFTAVPAEPIQI, via the coding sequence ATGGCAAGACAAATAGGACTTAGAGATATTCACATTGCCCTGCTGACAAAGGATGATGATACTGGGGTAACCTATGACACTCCAGCCAAGCTCGAGAGGGCTATAAGTGCAAAGCTCTCACCAAAGGCTAATTCAGAGAGCATATATTCAGATGATACGGTTGAGGACATAATAACTGCGTTTGAAGGAGTTGATGTCGAAATTGAAATCAACCAGCTCTCGCTTGAGAGCAGGGCAAAGCTGCAAGGATCCAAGGTAGTTAAGGGCGTGCTTATTGAAAGTAAAGATGACATGCCGCCAACACTGGCGCTAGGATTTAAATCCAAGAAAAACAACGGCAAATACCGATATGTGTGGCTGCTAAAGGGAAAATTCGAGCTGGCAACTGATGAATACGACACAGAGGCGGAAAAACCTCAGCCTAAGAGCGCAAAGCTTAAAGGAACATTCTTTGCCAGGGATAACGATGGAAACTATCGCTTTATTGCAGATGAAGATGCAACGGGAATTGATCAAACGATAATCACAGCATGGTTTACAGCAGTACCGGCAGAACCAATACAAATTTAA
- a CDS encoding phage major capsid protein, producing MNKVLELREKRAKVWDAAKAFLDSKRGENGLLSVEDTATYEKMEADVLALGKEIERLERQATLDLELSKATTNPITSMPGVNADTEKQGRASNEYQRAFWNAMRNKGSYEVQNALKIGTDSEGGYLVPDEFERTLIRALNDANTMRSIAKVITTSYGDRQIPVVSSKGTASWIEEGAAFSESDDAFGQVILGAHKLGTIIKISEELLNDSVFNLEQYIATEFARRIGSKEEEAFFVGDASGKPTGIFNSTGGAQLGITAASSTAIKIDEVIDLFYSLKSPYREKATFVTNDATVKEIRKLKDGNGQYLWTPSLVAGESDTILNRPVKTSVYVPTIEAGSKVMAFGDFSYYWIADRQGRSFQRLNELYAATGQVGFKVTQRVDGKLTLPEAIKVLQMKA from the coding sequence ATGAATAAAGTACTAGAATTAAGAGAAAAAAGAGCAAAGGTATGGGATGCTGCCAAGGCGTTTTTAGACAGCAAAAGAGGTGAAAATGGTCTGCTATCCGTAGAAGACACAGCTACCTATGAAAAAATGGAAGCAGATGTATTGGCACTTGGGAAAGAAATAGAAAGGCTGGAAAGGCAAGCAACTCTTGATTTAGAGCTTTCAAAGGCTACCACCAATCCAATCACATCAATGCCAGGCGTTAATGCAGACACAGAAAAGCAGGGAAGAGCCTCAAATGAGTATCAGAGAGCTTTCTGGAATGCGATGAGAAACAAAGGAAGCTACGAGGTTCAAAACGCCCTTAAGATTGGAACCGACTCAGAAGGTGGCTACCTTGTGCCAGATGAATTTGAAAGAACGCTCATACGGGCTCTAAATGATGCAAACACCATGAGAAGCATAGCAAAAGTAATCACGACCTCTTACGGAGACAGACAGATTCCGGTGGTATCTTCCAAAGGGACGGCTTCATGGATTGAAGAGGGGGCGGCCTTCAGCGAGAGCGATGATGCTTTTGGTCAAGTGATCCTGGGAGCTCACAAGCTGGGAACTATAATAAAGATTTCAGAGGAGCTCCTAAACGACAGCGTATTCAACCTGGAGCAATACATCGCCACTGAATTCGCAAGGAGAATAGGATCAAAAGAGGAAGAGGCCTTCTTTGTTGGGGACGCATCAGGAAAGCCAACGGGGATTTTCAACTCAACCGGAGGAGCTCAGCTTGGCATTACGGCTGCAAGCAGCACAGCTATAAAGATTGACGAAGTGATAGACCTTTTTTATTCGCTTAAGTCACCATACAGGGAAAAGGCCACGTTCGTAACAAATGATGCGACGGTAAAAGAGATAAGAAAGCTTAAAGATGGAAACGGTCAGTACCTATGGACTCCTTCTCTAGTTGCTGGGGAATCAGACACGATCCTGAATAGGCCGGTAAAAACATCAGTATACGTTCCAACTATCGAAGCCGGATCAAAGGTCATGGCGTTCGGAGACTTTTCATACTACTGGATAGCAGACAGGCAGGGTAGATCATTCCAAAGACTCAATGAGCTTTATGCGGCAACAGGGCAGGTTGGATTCAAGGTGACTCAAAGAGTAGATGGAAAACTGACACTTCCGGAAGCTATCAAAGTTCTCCAGATGAAAGCGTAG